One Pyrococcus furiosus DSM 3638 genomic region harbors:
- a CDS encoding TldD/PmbA family protein, whose protein sequence is MFDVNELILKKAKEMGFGDVVVLSYETNRRQIRFANNEVTVAKHWHEQKVEVFVEMGKRIASTTITELSPENIEATLKVLKANLEKMKPKEDYYGIAEGPFKYKDIPETFDKAIVELDDPSEYVEIAINAALEEGAKRVAGVLYTDHDKIYLTTSNGVEAFDEGTGIEISVRAFVGELESGHGTNSVRVLKKFDPESAGRKAGEIAKLAKNPEQGPEGRFDVIFDPLAFANLLSYMGWAFSAFAVEAGFSYFANKLDQQLAPEIVTIKDVGNLPNGYGTRKFDDEGVPTKETTLIDKGVLKTYLLNTSFARKYGRETTANAGLISPRAWNIVLEPGDYTKDELFQEVKKGIYITNVWYTRFQNYMTGDFSTIPRDGIFLIENGELKPIRNIRVSDNMLRILSNIQGLSRESYHIHWWEVSTPVSTPYVLVKDVGITRATK, encoded by the coding sequence ATGTTTGATGTTAACGAGCTCATACTTAAAAAGGCAAAGGAAATGGGATTTGGAGATGTTGTAGTCCTCAGTTACGAAACTAACAGGAGGCAAATAAGATTTGCAAACAATGAAGTTACTGTAGCTAAGCACTGGCATGAGCAGAAGGTCGAGGTATTCGTTGAGATGGGAAAAAGGATAGCTTCAACGACGATTACAGAGCTAAGCCCCGAAAACATTGAAGCCACGTTAAAAGTTCTAAAGGCAAACCTAGAGAAGATGAAGCCAAAAGAAGACTACTATGGAATTGCCGAGGGTCCCTTTAAGTACAAAGACATTCCAGAGACATTTGATAAAGCTATAGTAGAGTTAGATGATCCAAGTGAGTATGTTGAAATTGCCATAAACGCAGCTCTAGAGGAAGGAGCAAAGAGAGTGGCTGGAGTGCTTTATACAGATCACGACAAAATTTATCTAACCACCAGCAACGGTGTTGAGGCTTTTGACGAGGGAACTGGAATAGAGATAAGCGTGAGAGCCTTTGTGGGCGAGTTAGAGAGCGGTCATGGAACTAATTCCGTTAGGGTTCTTAAGAAGTTTGATCCAGAGAGTGCAGGAAGAAAAGCTGGAGAAATTGCAAAGCTCGCAAAGAATCCAGAACAAGGACCAGAAGGAAGGTTTGACGTTATATTTGATCCATTAGCCTTTGCCAATCTGTTAAGCTACATGGGATGGGCATTCTCTGCATTCGCTGTTGAAGCTGGATTCAGCTACTTCGCCAACAAGCTCGACCAACAACTTGCCCCGGAGATCGTTACAATAAAAGATGTGGGTAACTTGCCCAATGGATATGGAACAAGAAAGTTTGACGACGAGGGAGTTCCAACTAAAGAAACGACTCTCATAGATAAGGGAGTTCTGAAGACCTACCTACTAAACACGAGCTTTGCAAGGAAATACGGAAGAGAGACCACGGCAAATGCTGGGCTAATATCTCCAAGAGCTTGGAATATAGTCCTTGAGCCGGGTGATTACACAAAAGATGAGCTCTTCCAAGAGGTAAAGAAGGGAATATACATCACAAACGTGTGGTACACAAGATTCCAGAACTACATGACTGGAGACTTCTCAACTATACCCAGAGATGGAATATTCCTAATTGAGAACGGAGAGCTTAAACCAATAAGGAACATACGTGTGAGCGATAACATGCTCAGAATACTTTCAAATATACAAGGGTTGAGCAGGGAGTCATACCACATCCACTGGTGGGAAGTTAGCACACCAGTGTCAACACCCTACGTCCTCGTGAAAGATGTTGGAATAACAAGGGCAACCAAGTGA